A segment of the Mugil cephalus isolate CIBA_MC_2020 chromosome 13, CIBA_Mcephalus_1.1, whole genome shotgun sequence genome:
GATTTATCGTAATGTGCTGTCGGTTTAAGTTTGTCAAATCAGCTGTGGATCAAATAATTGTTTTCGACAGTTTCCAAGACCACGGGATCATTAGCTCAGTGTTTAAGTGATTGTGCCCATTACCGATTGCACAGCTGCGTGCTGGTTAAATTGTGATCAAATGTTAATAAGCTCATTAAGCACGGATATGATACATTTTGTTCATCCGCCACGAAATAAAACTCGTAAACCCACGTACGGCCCCCGACTCCTTGTTAGAAACGCGGAGCTGGCTGCTGCATCAAAGGAGAGGAGAACATGCAGATGAACACAATTAAAATTTTATTGAACTTTggtcaaaataataaacaagtgAATACATTGCCACCATGTTAGGAATCAATGGACAAAGACAATGCattattatgtgtttgttttaatgtcatCAGTATATGTCTTGTGTAGTCAACCTTCAGTTCTGCATTCACAACTACAGAGATCCACATTTGCAATATGCGGTTTCGAATTTGGATGAGATCCCTAATAGATGGATTAGGGCACGTGTATGAGGCCTGTCTGAATTTTCATACTTATTACATGATTCGGAGGCACTCTCACATAAACCGTGCGGTGTGCGACCTCcctcctttgtgtgttttcatagaCGGCCACATGTAGCAGCAGTATATGAGGACATAACTATAAAATAGGATTTACAAATAATGCACATGAGGTTTGTAAAACGTTTGGGGACGTAACTTGTAGCTGTCACTGATAGAAGTAAGTATTAAGGCTGCAGATTCCCTTTGTCCTGGACCCTATCTTGTGCCACGTAAGTTTTCTAGCCTGCAATCCTAAAACATGGTCAAAAACCGGAACTCGACACAAATACATCGGTTTATCTCCAGCAGTGGTTCTCGAACTAGTAGCCCCCAAATCGTATTCCTCTTAACAAAGATTGCTTGAGATCTGCTCAAAAAGACAGTGGTGTGACTCGACATTTTTCCACCTCTctacaacataaaaacatgcaaagcaataaacatgttttaatacatacttctaaatttaaaaacacatctgtagttttagtttcttttattatGTGGATGACAAGGTGTACTTGAGTAGATACAGTCAGTGAAATTATGTCACCGTATTGACTGGGGGTAAAAtaagagaaggggggggggaggaaaaagaaacaagtccACTTTCCCAATTCATGGCCTTTTCCACCAATAGTTTGGCCAGAACACGTGGCCAACAGGGGAATGTTACAGTTAGGAGTATTGGCCGTCGATCCGTGCTTCAGAGGGccaaaaaaatctttgaaatgATGATACAACCTTGACAAGACGTCATTTTAAGGACTTCCGAGAGTTCTGTCGTTAAATTGTGAAATGAAGGcttaaaatgtcaacacaaacaccaacGTTCAAGAGTTTGACCTCTAGGGAGTGCCATTCCGTCAATTAGACCCAAATTGGGCTTTCTGGGTCAGGGGGGGCATGTTGATTGCCCTGATGCCAAAGGCAAAACAACCTAAGCTCAgactcaaaataaaacaggcctATGGATCAACCTCCTGTGGCAAAAAAAGTAGACACGTGCTTTCGAATTCTTCACCAGGAGGACAACAAGGCTGTTTCTTCTTATACAGATAGACAAGTAGTAGGCTTAACTACACAGGTACGGTAAAAGCCCTATCCTCTGGATCCCCAAATCTTCTAGTTGATTTTGTCCTGGAAAATGTACAAGTTGTTGGTGGCTGCCACGGCTATCACGTTATCTTTGGGGTGCCAGGCAGTGTGGAGGATCTTCTTGTTGAAGTCCAGGCTGTCCACGCTGATCTCATCCTTCTTCCTTTTGCCGCCGGTGGACACTTTGCGCGGTTTGAGCGTGGCCCGCGGTTTGCTGCTCTCCCGGGACGCCTCCAGCGTGATGTCCCGCCTAGTGTTGCGGTCGAACATTCGGAAGAAGTTGTTGTAGGACCCGGTCATGATGGCACTGGAGGAGAAAGTCGGTTTCAATCAATTGTGGCCGTTTGATTGCCATAAAATGAAGCCACAACCGGACTGTGTAGAATAGATGAAAGATTGTCTTGTTTTATGGAATAAGGACACTTACCTGTCACTTCCATTCCAGCAGCACTCAAACTTGTCAAAGATGCAGTCGTTTTCATACAAGGAGCAGAGTTTACTGCGAAGGTATTCATGGACCTGAAACAAACCACATTACTTAACATAAATATTCAACAATGTCATTGTTTTTGCATAAAAGCTACAACTATACTTGCATTTTTACTTCAGTGCTGTTTGGCAGATGATAATATTCTTATTTCTATAatcatctctttgtttttatgtaaccGTTTCATCATTGgcttaaacaaaactgaaaattataaataaaaatctcaaatTACAGTTGTCGTATGACAAAAATGACAGTTTCAGACCTTGAGAcgagaaataaaatatgtttttcagtttcatcgCATGCAAGCATCAGTTAAGATGCCGCTTGTACTAGACCTTGATGCCACATGGGGTTAATGTGAGTCATATGGTAGAAAACTTGTTTATGCACCTGATACGTCTCCACTGGCCTGTTCTCCATGTTGAGGTCCCAAACTTTGACGGAGAGGTAGTCACGTGTCATCATATAGCGTCCGCTGTGACTGAACTTCACgtctgagatggaggagatgatcTCAGAGAAAAAGGATCGGCTGCTTGGATCCTCAGGCTCCTCAAAGACTTGGAAATGAGGGGAAAATGATTCCAATTTACAAAACCACAATTCTCAGATTTGACTATAATGATTCTACATAAAAAACACCTTTAGTATAGAAGTCAGTAATAGAAATATCTTTACCAAAAAgagtacaaaaataataattaacagtttataaatatttcaatgcatttatttccttttataaGACTGAGTACTCGGATTAAACGCTGCAGACTAAAGTACAGGTACTTACACTTTGAGTGCCTATCGCAGAGTGCCGCTGCTCGCATGTCACACAGGCGGATGGTGCCTTTGCTACTGCTGTACACAAATACATTGCATTGGTGTGGATGGCACTCAGCAGCTGTGATTACTTCTGTCAGTTCCTCCATGTTGGCGGGCTTGATGTCTACAATATCTGGGGAACACAGTGTTAAGGAACTAACGCAGTCTTACGTTTCATTACGATACGATGCAGCGATTATCAGGACTCTAAGCCCCATACTCAACATCTGCTTCCTGGCGATCAAAAAAGGATACTAAAACTTCTGTCTGTGATTTCCAAGTGCCATAGATTTATTCTTAGGTCATCTGCAGAGAGGTAAGTTTCATGATCACTATTTACAGAAATGGAATTAATGTGATAGGTGTGCGCATTTGCAAAGATCCTCCGTGGGCTTGCTTCTACCATGAGATCCATTGGCATCAGTACTGGTACCTGGAAACGACAACGTGCACTTTTGGTTAGACAATACAGGATTCTGAAGAGTTGTGTTCAAAAATGAAGCAGGACGGAGGCATGATCAACAATACCCGTAAGGAGGTGATTCTAAAGGGGTCTCTGAGTCGCCCATCTTCATCTTTCAGGTTGTAACCTTCTGCTCGTTTATCTCTTTCACTTATTTTCCACAATTTGATAGTTTTATCTGAGGAGAAATGTGAAAGTGGAACAATTTAGTGGTGAATAACAGTTACACAACGGGAATCGGGTCACAGTTTCGGTTACAACAACAAGCAGCATCAACGCGGTTTGAAAAATCTTACCATTTGTTGAAAGTAGAAAGTGAGCAGCATTTTGTTGGGGTAGccatcttattttattaattttttcctCGATTTCTAAACTTTTCAAATAGTCAAATTCTGGCTCGTGACTCTGAAAAGTGCTATAGACGTTGTACTCCCCACGTAGGTGTGGACGATTCTTTGACTGAAAGTacaggaagataaaaaaaaaaaaaaaaaaaactttagtcACAAGGTACATGTTGCCATTCAGGATCCAGTCATATCACATCAGACGTTAGACCCACTCATCTGCCGGACATCGTGTTTAAATCTTACCTCCTGTTCATGCTGAAATATCACTACTCGACCTCCTTTGTCTCCAGTTGCAAGTAATTCTCCAGAATAGTTGAACTCAACTGTTGAGATTATGTCGGCTGAAAATAGACACAGATCAGATAAGAATATAATAAGATAAGACAATGAGAATTAAACACCTTCCAACATGATGGTGAAGAGGACAGCTACAGTCCTGCTGATGCTTTTGTGTTGAACTACTCAGTCCGGCCCCAGTGACAGATGCTTTAACAAGTCTACAAACAATAACGCAAAAAACACGTACACCCATTCATATCTGGATGAAAACAAGCATGATGTCACTCGACGATTTATGGACGCAGCACATTGACGTCATGGACACGGTCGCTCCCCTTTAATAGCTTAGCCGCCGCCTAGCATACTGCTAGCTAGCGACCTATAGTATTTTAAAGGGAAATGGAGTATGTGCAGCTTTTACAAAAAACATGTCGACGCCAATCACGACAGCGCCATCATAATAAAAGCGTCCGTTTAGCGTTGGCTGCCGCGTATCTCGTATGCAGCCCATCACCAGACCATGTAGCCGccgagctaacgttagcaacgTACCTTCCGCAACATCTTCATCTATGGCTCCTTTCACTTGAGAGAAACACCACTGGAAATCATTTCCTCCTGCAACTCCTGTGAACAGAGCACACCGTTAGCTGGTGAATCCGGCCCCCGTTCCCCCTGGCGATAAAATGACCCGACAGTGACACAGTTTGACAACTAGCAACCTGGCTAGCCAACGTTAGCGCTGCTGGCTAGCCAACCTGCAGATTCAGGCCGTCACACACACCGAGTGAGGTGGATCCTTTCCCTCCCTTCACAAGTAGCTTACCCGCCATTGCTTCATTTAGCAGCTCTTGCTGTCCACAGCTTCCAATACCTAATCAACCAATGCGGCTTGCTCGGGGGAACGGATAGCATCCACAGTCAGTGTGAAGACTCGGGTCCAGATCTGTCAAGACCACGGAAATTAtccgtgattttttttttcttccaaaatgGCGCACAGTGCATGGAGAAATGACGTCATGCGCACATGCCACATCCTGGTCCCATCATCCATCCTCCAGAGCATCACATcgttaaatgtgcattttgtctGCACTTTTTTACTCTGCGCGCGACCGTATTTCGCTCAAGTACTTGCCTGCTACTCGCTTTAAAGAAAATTCAGCGGCTCGTGACGGATGCGACGAATTGCATTCACACGCCACGATGCAGGTATTATAATTAAAGTTAAAGCAAacttaattatataaataaaaacataaaaaatagctagcaacaaaaaacacttgtttttctaGTCGTGAGTTTATAgggcatatatatatactttattaGACATTTGCATAATACGAGTAATGGTAAACATACGTCTTATTACGATTTACACCGTTTATATTTAACAAAGAGTTCTGGTTCCTGTCTCGTTGATTTTTGTCAAGTCACCTATAAAGTGACattccttttaatttttatttatttttattttttgtgattaGTGTCACTCAACAGTGTATGACACCGCTGAAGTACCCCAGCTTTTATTAGATGGTCAATCGGTGACATCTAGTGGCGAAAAAGTGGAACTGTGTTTAGTTTTCGGGTGTCAGGTATGTGTCTTTTCCAGTCTACATATTTTCAgcactttaacacacacacttgtgttgTATCTGTATATATCAGCAAGgaattgtttgtttaaatgccCTGACTTCAGTCTGGACCTCCAgaacaaccagcagcagcataTCAACCTCCATAAGAAGTTACTGCAATAAGTGGTAAAAGATAATATGTTTGAGCATCGCTGCAAGTTTGTTCTGGCTACAAAGACAAAAGGCATTCTTGTTAAGTATAAAATGTTTCATATGGtattctaaaacaaaacactttcattcTGTACTCTGACGTTTAAcatttttgtattgtttcttttttccacagGGCAGATTTTTCACAGGAGAACAAACTTTTCAAACGTTCTGCTCAGGATCAGCCAAAAATTATGCTGAatgtttatcatttattattttgagcGTACTCTCAGCattaatacacaaaaataaatgagcactggcagttatttttagttttaacacTTATTTCTCTGTAAATTGCCCTCTGTAGGATGAGAGTTGTCGTGAACTGGGGGGAAAGGGATTGCCCAAAGGGGCTgattttgcaataaaaaaaaagtcacattccaaaaaatatgaataattaagtCCCATGAACTGGCTACATTTGAATaactaaaactatttaaatataCACTAATACATGAATTCTGCTGAATTAACCATGGCTTGGATCATTAACTCTCACTCATTAAATAACACAGCAGTTCCAGAAATGGTCAAGATTTAAACCAAATGCTGCGGTTCACATGTGTTCTGGTCAGCTGCACCGAATGCTAGTAACTGTGTTTATGAGCTCTAAGCACTAGAAAGGGATGTTATTGTGCCcagggtttttatttgttttctgcatctGCAGATTGTCCTGGAGGTGGCAAGAGAATAAATAGTTGTGCACCCTGAAAGACCTGGACCAGACTTCCCCAAAACCCTCTCCGCTGTATCTCCTGAACTACACATCCCTCTCATCACTCACACCGCGTCCCATGGGAAGAAGCAGAGTAGAGGCCTGGAGGTTAGAAAGACCATACACTGTATATGTACACCGATCTATCAATAAGGTGGACCAGCTTGTACCTGCAGCACTGGTAGGAGCTGGTTCCTCTAACGCTATACCACATATAACACAAGAATacataaatagttttaatgaaAGCATTTTTGTTCTCCAAGACACTGGTAAATAGTGTCTTTAAACAACCACAGTCAGTGTATTGATCTCATTTGCAGTTGCAGGGATGTTGGCTTTAAACTAACTGCAGAAGGTTCACCAGTGTTTTGTGAAATCATCAGTATTTTAGGAATCACTTGAACCTCGAACGCCCTCTTGACTTCTACACCGGGAGCTCCCTGCACCAAATGGGTTTGCTGTGTACTTTGATAGCTTCAACCTCGGCCTTAATGGAACAGCGTGTAGCTGTCTGTCATTACTCGCCGGGCACGGCACAAATACGTCTTGATTTGAAAGCGGCAGCTCTGGGTATGGATgctgaataaatgaacaaatccAGCTGAAAGAGACTAAGTGATGATTTttaaatttggattttatttgatttttcttcAACGCTAAAACGCCCGTCTTTACGGCGTATTATTAACCAGAGTGAAGAAAAACATAGAAAGCGTCTCTCTTCACTGTTACGGTGCAAAGGTGCGACTCTTGAATGAATGATAATTTGTGATTTAATGAACCGCTCAGTTTAATTGTTGTGCAGGACCaattttcctgttgtttttttttttttgtttttgtttttttcaagttCAATATTGtggctgtgactgtgtgtgcgtgcgcgcgcgctgCCGTGCCGTAGCTTCATCAGGTATAAGGAGAGGTGTTGACTTTATTCCGAGCCTCCAGTAACACCACTGACTCTGATAGTTCCCCATCCCTGTGGGAATTCATTATAAGACAGCTAGAGGCTGCTTGTGGATGGTTACTGTGCTGCCCGTATGTTAACTTGTCGCTATCGCGCAAGGCAAACATGTGGTGCAGCTGCTTTCTCTGGCTGTGGGCAACCTGGAGAGATTGATTGGTGAGCCTTCTGTTTTATCCAGGATCAGGGCCACATTCAGTAGACATGGTGCCTCCGGAGAAGCAGCCATTTTCCCCAGAAAATATGGCTCATTACCAGCGCAGACAAAATGAAGGTATATTGACTTTTTAACATCTTACAACACACCTATTCCTGGGCCGTTTACCAACAAGCGTTTGTTACCCTGGAAATCTTTACCTCATTTCTGCTCGTGTGTAGCTGAATACAAAAGCGGTAGCGATTTTAACGCGGGCTAATCATGTCCAAGTTtctttagacacacacacacacacaatcacacactggAGCGTGGACTTAAATACCCATACACAGTCATTCTCACCCGGCGCACACAAACATACCCTTCCCCCCACGTTTGGTCCATCAGACAGTTTTTAACACAAACCATTGGCCAGTGGATGTGCCTGCTCTGCTCAGGGGCATAAGCTCTGTCCAGACCCTCAGTCTTaactctctctatctctctctctcttacacacacacacactcacacacacaaacagcaaagacaaacacaatcaaTTATTCAAGACTCTTGTTTTGGctcatgtgttttttcttattatttctgttctgttgcTTCTATAGCGTCCTCTGGCAAACCTAACAGCCAGCAGGCCAGATGAGTGAGATATGTGCTCTGTGTATGTCTTTGTAATTTAGATGGCCGCGTAAAATTTGCATGCGCAGCCTTCAACGCGCTCTCGCCGTCTGAAGGAGATCGTCCTCGGCGCTTTCCACAACGGAGGGCTGCCCAAGCCAAAACCCCGGCTCGGAAGATGAacctttgtctctttgttttgtccCCCCATTAAATTTTAATTGCGGTCTTTTGGTGTAGTTAAACCTCACACTGAAGCATCAGTTTGAACCGCGCAACCCTTAAcctgttattatttctttcattcctctgtccctctgtgtgaGAGCCGCACTGTGCATCGTGTATGTTGCACACTGGGAAAATGTCATCCTTCAGTGTGCAAATTTGTGCACTAGATGGCACTATGGCACTTATTATTCAACGCCAATCCATAATTTCCATTTTGGAGGCTAAGCGTGCATGTTGCTGACACAAGTGATGATCACAAACAGCTTGTTTTCCCCGAGCTGATGTTGATAGTATCACAAAGAACTCCGCTCACATTTAGAATAATTAACCGCTCTGACCTTTTTTAGCACAAAGCAGCTCTCTCGCTTTCTGGTGAGGCGTCTACAGGTCTCGCGTTAAATACGTGTGAGAGAACCAAATTGGCACTAGTTTGCAGTTGCTGAAGTTTTTCGGCCGATCTCCGGACCTGCTCCACGGATTCAGAGACTGTTTTATGGCCCCCGTTgaacattaaacaaaatataCCCTCCTGAATCGATGGAAACGGAGAAGAATCACATGGAGGGGAATATTAGATGTGAATCCTTGCAGTGATGATGTCCTTGTAACAGATCATATTGTAAATAAGATGGGTTAAATTGCACTTGTAGCTTCCCCTCAAACAGTCAGGCTATCCTCTCGGGGGGACAAGAGAGTGCTGCCGACTCTTCCTCTAATAACGCTAGACAATGAGATCCCAGCTCATAACATAGGCCTCCACTATATAGAACAAGTAGTGGGGGCTTAGCagctaataaagtggcaagtctTCAAATCCATGTCAGAAGAGCAGAGTGCCACAGGGACCTTTCATAACACTTGTATGTGCAGGTTCCAATGCAGTGTAAAGGTTACACATCCACATTGTACTGATCTAACCTGATGAATTGCCTTAAGCCCCACAAATTTCAAGGCtgtgtttcttatttaaagaagcagAACTGAATAATTCTCCCGCTCTCTAAAAGATGACAGGCGAAGACAGGAGTGCGGAATGAATGTTTGAGATccagtgctaaaaaaaaaaaaaaaaaaaaaaatctactgtGTCTACTCTACTCTATTAAATCTGCATGATGCGGTGAAATTTAAATCTCTTTGTTAAATtgaattttgcttttgtttttctgcgtgATGAGCTCGTTTTGGcacggttttgttttttgtttttgtttttttcccgtgGAGGtaattttactttctttctttttttttctttttttttggaattatAATtgacttcagttttatttgttgaatGCCACTGCCCTTTGAGTTCGCAAAACACAGTCTCAGTAATTAGCCTTGATTGCCTGGTCTGTGTTTCATAAATTGTCGCTCCCGCTTTCTCTCTAGTGAACCTGTCCTTCACTCGAGCACAGACACTCCTCCAGCATTTCCACCCACTTTGTTTGTGAGGCTTTGATCCACAGTATTCCAGTTAAAGTTACACCCATGCGCTGCAAGTTGAAACTTTCAGTATTGTTGCTCAGGGGAACCTTATACCCGTGGCGCCTTCTGCTTTTGTCCTTCCCTTTAGCAACAGAACTCTCCTATGGTCCTGGACAAAAGACTACTCACGACACCATTTTATGATCCGTGTGATGATACCGTTTCCGTCTCCTGCTCGCATGTTACCTTGGTCTGCTCGTTTTAATCcaaaatgcttttttcttttttttctttttttaaaaaaaaaacaacacatcattaGAGACTCTCCCCGGAGACAACTGTTGATTTAGAGAAAGGGACGACGAaagtaagaaaagaaacatcCTTTATTTGCGACCACAAAAGCAATTAGCTTTTCTATATGCACAGTaacataaaagtgtaaaaacaaatacCACCAAGTTGATAATTGAATCATAAATCCAAaactctcatttattttatttttttccaattaggGTGATTTGCACTACATTTTGCATATTGTGGgtgattgtgtttgtgcacatacACGGCATGCATATAAATTTGTTTGCGAGTCGAGTCGCACACGCATGTTAGGCATAATTGacgcaacattaaaaaacattttctttaacagCAACACAGTCTGGTGCACGAAACACTTAAAGGCAAGACCAACAGATCCAGTATAAAGAGCTGTGATGTCTTGCCTCTCCAGTCTGTCTAATCACTATGTGAGTGAAACATTCATGGTACACTAGATCAGttcaatatttaatttctcaACAAAGACTACATGATGGAACAGATGCTCAAACTTTGTATGTTTCTCAGGAGAGCAAAACTCACTTTCACGGCGCTATTGACTGCAGAGATTGCGattgtgtacaagctttgtgttGACTTCTCTGGGCTCTTCACCTGTGCACCGAACGTACAGTCGTGGATATAAAAGGGATGCTCAAACATACTAAGTGTGCACAGTGAGTCAGTGTTCAAACCATGCACTGAATACATCAATTGTTTACATCCAGGGGCTCTGAAAACTCACCACATTAGTGATGCACCAAGGTTGCCCTTTGCCTTTATGTCACGTTTCGAGTGAAAATTTGACTTGGCATGTTTACATAGGATTTCTTCATCTCCCTTTTAAACCCCTATGGGCAAGCTGAAGGTGAGGGGAACTAAGATTATTATCCCCCGTTTCTCTGAGGAGCTTTTCTTTATGCACACCCTCACAGATGTCGACATTTGGTTAGGCGGTGTACATAGAAGCCCCAGATTATCTGGCGCTTCAGGAAGTCTGTTTAGCTAAAGTTATGAGTGGTTACTTTCCTGCACCTTTTCTAATTCACGCTTGTGTTTTTTCGCCTAAAGACCCCCGCCCTCAGTCACACACATGCTTTAAATCATGCGTGTATCGGTGATTGAATATTGCTGTCCGTTCAAAGCTGTCTTAGTTGCACTGATGTTCACATCAATAGGCTCCACTTGTGCAGATGTAGACCTAGACGCGGGAAGCGTAACAGATGGTGTACTATATGTCATAATGCTATAAAATCCAACAGGAATTGACAATTGAAATCCCACCCTGGAGTTTGCCTCTTTTAGCTTTGGCATAATCTTCTCAGGATTTCAATTGCAAAGTCAAAGAGAATAGTCTCGCACATGGGGACTAGTTATCTGGGGCAAACGCGGTCTAAGGTTGACAATGCAAAGGCTATGTTTATGTGCATCTCACACTAGCTATACTGAATGTTTCCCAGAGTGCACGAACATCCTCCCCTGAATTCTATTCCTCTTCCCACGTCCCAGTGCTGCCGTGGAAAGTAGGCCAAGTGAGCACCAGGGCGTTGCTTTTTTAAGATGATcagtttgtcagtgtgtttttgtgtgtgctcagGACGGCTATTCATGTGGCTTGACTCCGTGGAACAAAGACCAGCATTATACAATTTGCAGCACTTCCAGGAGCAAGGAAAAGGGAGAGGTTGGAAAATAGGGACAGGACAAGTGCGgatgaaacaaagacaaaatctgGCTTGTACTCTAATTCATTTACTTCCTCTTTTCCACCTCTTTGTTGCAGCAAAAAGGTCCCTTGCCAGTAACACTCCTCTGCAGGATCATACTGTACTCTGGCTGGCATGGATTATTTTTAGCTATTGCTGTGCAGCTTTCACCTTGACTCCCTCCGTCTTGACATCATAATTAACATTTCTGTTAATAGTAACACAGTTCGATATTAATCAGGATATCTGACTAAAATCAAAATCCACTTGTATAGCGGTGATGAATTGCGCTGCATTGCTCATATAGGAGACGCCATGCAAATCACCATCAGACGCCTCCTTTAATGAGATCCTTGCAGAAGTGGTAAATTAGAGGCAGCGACGCAACATGttgaaaatatacattttttatgtgaGAAATATTGAACTCCTGGAGGTATCTGTGTAAGTTAGCAACTCCTCCATCACAGGGGTCAACAGGCAAATTAAAGTTCTCCTGAGTTTTGACGTAAAAGCTGCTGCCTGTTTGGTCATTCACGCACAGGcgcttgtgaaaaaaaaaaaaaaaaatatatatatatataaaaaaagaggaaggttAAAGCTGATGCCTCGCGTTTGGAGGCCAACATGTGCCCATATCATACTTACTGATGAGATTTTTAAATGACCTTTAAAGTCAGgttttttacacctattttttttcttgacagcGTGTTTGGCAGTCAGGCGTGCGCATTAGAACTTAATATGTCTCGATTTAAGGCTGAATAATCAAATTTGCCTCACTTCCATCAACTGAGGAAAAGAAATTTGAATAAAGAATTTTTAGATAGGCGCACAA
Coding sequences within it:
- the ppp2r2d gene encoding serine/threonine-protein phosphatase 2A 55 kDa regulatory subunit B delta isoform codes for the protein MAGVAGGNDFQWCFSQVKGAIDEDVAEADIISTVEFNYSGELLATGDKGGRVVIFQHEQESKNRPHLRGEYNVYSTFQSHEPEFDYLKSLEIEEKINKIRWLPQQNAAHFLLSTNDKTIKLWKISERDKRAEGYNLKDEDGRLRDPFRITSLRVPVLMPMDLMVEASPRRIFANAHTYHINSISVNSDHETYLSADDLRINLWHLEITDRSFNIVDIKPANMEELTEVITAAECHPHQCNVFVYSSSKGTIRLCDMRAAALCDRHSKFFEEPEDPSSRSFFSEIISSISDVKFSHSGRYMMTRDYLSVKVWDLNMENRPVETYQVHEYLRSKLCSLYENDCIFDKFECCWNGSDSAIMTGSYNNFFRMFDRNTRRDITLEASRESSKPRATLKPRKVSTGGKRKKDEISVDSLDFNKKILHTAWHPKDNVIAVAATNNLYIFQDKIN